From Variovorax sp. J2L1-78, the proteins below share one genomic window:
- a CDS encoding sensor histidine kinase, with product MTNPLAEPTRFGIRARLLALLLPCVLGLLALDSWNDYRELQGLAQASYDRALLDSAETRRLGATLAPNGTLQRDAATAEARRLREAGAAQREQAESASLRQHLLRDVRMLLVVVVLVWLGVTWSLRPLERLRRSVVHRHGQMPEPLDPSGVPHEVAPLVDAVNQNVAGYRQLLERQSQFLADASHQLRTPLAILMTQAGVALRETDTAQLHDTLRAMVAQIARSRRLCEQLLSLAHATDDAAATEALPLTDLNAVTKDVALQYLTLAHEKDQDLGWVDVQAVPVHADAAELHEVLSNLVHNAIVYTPVGGHITVRAGTTGDMAWAEVSDDGPGIAPARRAEVFERFRQVGDRAGSGARGAGLGLAIARAYARRNGGDIVLADGDAAVDAGGAPTRPPGLRAVVQLPLAAP from the coding sequence ATGACAAACCCGCTGGCTGAACCGACCCGCTTCGGCATCCGTGCGCGGCTGCTGGCGCTGCTGCTGCCCTGCGTGCTGGGCCTGCTGGCGCTCGACAGCTGGAACGACTACCGAGAATTGCAGGGCCTGGCCCAGGCCTCCTACGACCGCGCGCTGCTCGACAGCGCCGAGACGCGGCGCCTCGGCGCCACGCTGGCGCCCAACGGCACGCTCCAGCGCGACGCCGCCACCGCCGAGGCGCGGCGCCTGCGCGAAGCCGGTGCAGCGCAGCGCGAGCAGGCCGAGTCCGCGTCGCTGCGGCAGCATCTGCTGCGCGACGTGCGGATGCTGCTGGTCGTCGTGGTGCTGGTCTGGCTCGGCGTCACCTGGTCGCTGCGGCCGCTCGAGCGGCTGCGCCGCTCCGTGGTCCACCGCCATGGCCAGATGCCCGAGCCGCTCGATCCGAGCGGCGTGCCGCACGAGGTCGCGCCGCTGGTCGATGCGGTGAACCAGAACGTCGCGGGCTACCGGCAGCTGCTGGAGCGGCAATCGCAGTTCCTGGCCGATGCGTCGCACCAGTTGCGCACGCCGCTGGCCATCCTGATGACGCAGGCCGGCGTCGCGTTGCGCGAGACCGACACCGCGCAGCTGCACGACACGCTGCGGGCCATGGTCGCGCAGATCGCGCGCAGCCGGCGGCTGTGCGAGCAGCTGCTGTCGCTGGCGCATGCCACCGATGACGCCGCTGCGACCGAGGCGCTGCCCCTGACGGACCTCAACGCCGTGACCAAGGACGTCGCGCTGCAGTACCTCACGCTGGCGCACGAGAAGGACCAGGACCTGGGCTGGGTCGATGTGCAGGCCGTGCCGGTGCATGCGGACGCCGCCGAGCTGCACGAGGTGCTCTCGAACCTCGTGCACAACGCCATCGTGTACACGCCCGTCGGTGGCCACATCACGGTCCGGGCCGGAACGACCGGCGACATGGCCTGGGCCGAGGTGAGCGACGACGGCCCCGGCATCGCGCCGGCGCGGCGCGCCGAGGTGTTCGAGCGATTCCGCCAGGTCGGCGACCGCGCCGGCAGCGGCGCGCGCGGTGCCGGGCTGGGCCTGGCCATCGCGCGCGCCTACGCCCGGCGCAACGGCGGCGACATCGTGCTCGCCGATGGCGATGCGGCGGTCGACGCCGGTGGCGCACCCACGCGCCCGCCGGGCCTGCGCGCCGTCGTGCAGCTGCCGCTGGCCGCACCCTAG
- a CDS encoding tripartite tricarboxylate transporter permease: MELLHNLAFGFEQALTLQNLLYCALGCTVGTLIGLLPGLGPLSTISLLLPLTYSIPAGGAFIMLAGIYYGAQYGDSVSAITMKIPHASSIVACIDGYQMTLKGKTGLALFTAGISSFIGGTVAIVVLATMAPMLGEVGFLFGPADYCALMLLGFFCVSFVSSGSLLNGLAMAMIGVLLGMVGTDVNSGVARYTMNLAFLQDGVGLISIALGCFGIAEVVKNLDNKNVLTPFNGKIKLMPTWPEFKRILPSALRGSVIGSILGILPGGGPTIAQFAAYAADKRFSKYKHEIGTGCIEGVAGQAAADEAAARTSFIPLMAIGIPENAVMALMMAAFIVKGIQPGPNMIASHPDLFWGLVASMWIGNCFLVILNVPLVRYWLSVFKIPYVVLFPAILFFCCIGTYSINNSLDDIYTTAVFGLIGYLFLRLDMEAAPLMLGFILGPMLEENFRRAMLLSRGEFGIFVTRPISATLLSVITAVTVWQVVAFVRAARRKKPERLAEDVAPVAG, encoded by the coding sequence ATGGAACTCCTTCACAACCTCGCGTTCGGGTTCGAGCAGGCACTCACGCTGCAGAACCTGCTCTATTGCGCCCTCGGCTGCACCGTCGGTACCCTGATCGGGCTGCTGCCCGGCCTCGGGCCGCTTTCCACCATCAGCCTGCTGCTGCCGCTGACCTACTCCATTCCCGCCGGCGGCGCGTTCATCATGCTGGCCGGCATCTACTACGGCGCGCAATACGGCGACAGCGTGAGCGCGATCACCATGAAGATCCCGCACGCCAGCAGCATCGTGGCGTGCATCGACGGCTACCAGATGACGCTCAAGGGCAAGACGGGGCTGGCGCTGTTCACCGCCGGCATCTCGAGCTTCATCGGCGGCACGGTGGCCATCGTCGTGCTGGCGACCATGGCGCCGATGCTGGGCGAGGTCGGCTTCCTGTTCGGTCCGGCGGACTATTGCGCGCTGATGCTGCTGGGCTTCTTCTGCGTGAGCTTCGTGAGCAGCGGCAGCCTGCTCAACGGCCTGGCGATGGCCATGATCGGCGTGCTGCTCGGCATGGTCGGCACCGACGTCAACAGCGGCGTGGCGCGCTACACGATGAACCTGGCCTTCCTGCAGGACGGCGTCGGGCTCATCAGCATCGCGCTGGGTTGCTTCGGCATCGCCGAGGTGGTGAAGAACCTCGACAACAAGAACGTGCTGACACCCTTCAACGGCAAGATCAAGCTCATGCCAACCTGGCCCGAGTTCAAACGCATCCTCCCGAGCGCCCTGCGCGGCAGCGTGATCGGCTCGATCCTGGGCATCCTGCCCGGCGGCGGCCCGACCATCGCCCAGTTCGCGGCGTACGCGGCCGACAAGCGCTTCAGCAAGTACAAGCATGAGATCGGCACCGGCTGCATCGAAGGCGTGGCCGGCCAGGCCGCCGCCGACGAAGCCGCCGCCCGCACCAGCTTCATCCCGCTCATGGCCATCGGCATTCCCGAGAACGCCGTGATGGCGCTGATGATGGCGGCCTTCATCGTCAAGGGCATCCAGCCCGGCCCGAACATGATCGCCAGCCACCCCGACCTGTTCTGGGGCCTGGTGGCCAGCATGTGGATCGGCAACTGCTTCCTGGTGATCCTCAACGTGCCGCTGGTGCGCTACTGGCTGTCGGTCTTCAAGATCCCGTATGTGGTGCTGTTCCCGGCCATCCTGTTCTTCTGCTGCATCGGCACCTACAGCATCAACAACAGCCTGGACGACATCTACACGACGGCCGTGTTCGGCCTGATCGGCTACCTCTTCCTGCGGCTCGACATGGAAGCCGCGCCGCTGATGCTCGGCTTCATCCTGGGCCCGATGCTGGAAGAGAACTTCCGCCGCGCGATGCTGCTGAGCCGCGGCGAGTTCGGCATCTTCGTCACCCGCCCGATCAGCGCCACGCTGCTCAGCGTGATCACCGCCGTCACGGTGTGGCAGGTCGTCGCCTTCGTTCGCGCGGCGCGCAGGAAGAAGCCGGAGCGCCTGGCCGAGGACGTCGCGCCGGTGGCGGGCTGA
- a CDS encoding phosphatase PAP2 family protein, which translates to MSPFLSSSRPFVLTLVAALCLSACGGGGDSGASTPTTGTAPTAPVVVAAGAPKDLGFTDAAPVPDVATVPPFVDNVATNQRGDARYATKETNAGVRVVAGFLDFWTPSTLLVDAGQTAPAQAGFPAVVASNWSGIPGDATDGKSVNAAVLGHNIQYVIDVTTARTSAQELAAYLDDRRGKAYSVSDGLGPLTAAWRAAAQQTTTITGIAADATTVKYDDGGNNSGVGGSANPGFGTVVDLVNNIGENGSTEPAKRYFKYARPWRWSSSVKVVPSLEPAKSSTPTTDGGFVSGHTAEAVRNGFAFGYVVPERFQEMVARGLELGENRILAGMHSPLDVIGGRIQGHAVAAASLSTGANAARKAAARAQAQSVLMTAVGATDATALNTFAHSQGTDQDRFADHAASKAAYLRRMTFGFTQVGDKTKPAVVPKGAEVLLETRLPYLDAEQRRVVLKTTAIASGYPAMDDPEGWGRLNLFDAADGYGAFNGDVVVKMDASLGGFHAMDSWRNDIGGAGKLSKTGTGTLRLGGKNSYSGGTQLVAGTLQADSASAFGVGNVYVGGGTLVCNAPSTVTMAGAYTQLGGSTLQMNIGGNGAGRLSVKGVAALDGTLNITFKAGAAPSVGDVLTVVSSGALIGKFSAITVPAGYKVTPTYTATELSLRIDAAV; encoded by the coding sequence ATGTCTCCATTCCTGTCATCCTCCCGTCCGTTCGTCCTCACCCTGGTCGCCGCACTGTGCCTGTCGGCCTGCGGCGGTGGTGGCGATTCGGGCGCTTCGACCCCCACCACCGGCACGGCGCCGACCGCGCCCGTCGTCGTGGCGGCCGGCGCGCCAAAGGACCTCGGCTTCACCGACGCCGCACCGGTGCCCGACGTGGCCACCGTTCCGCCTTTCGTCGACAACGTCGCGACCAACCAGCGCGGCGACGCCCGCTACGCCACCAAGGAAACCAACGCCGGCGTCCGCGTGGTGGCCGGCTTCCTCGATTTCTGGACGCCCAGCACGCTGCTGGTGGACGCAGGCCAGACGGCCCCGGCGCAGGCGGGCTTTCCGGCCGTGGTCGCTTCCAACTGGAGCGGGATTCCCGGCGATGCCACCGACGGCAAGAGCGTCAACGCGGCCGTGCTGGGCCACAACATCCAGTACGTGATCGACGTGACCACGGCCCGCACCAGCGCGCAGGAACTCGCGGCCTACCTCGACGACCGCCGCGGCAAGGCCTACAGCGTCAGCGATGGCCTGGGTCCACTCACGGCGGCGTGGCGCGCCGCCGCGCAGCAGACCACGACGATCACCGGGATCGCCGCCGACGCCACCACCGTGAAGTACGACGACGGCGGCAACAACAGCGGTGTGGGTGGCAGTGCCAACCCGGGCTTCGGCACCGTGGTCGACCTGGTCAACAACATTGGCGAGAACGGCTCGACCGAACCGGCCAAGCGCTATTTCAAGTACGCGCGCCCCTGGCGCTGGAGCAGCAGCGTCAAGGTGGTGCCTTCCCTGGAGCCCGCGAAGAGTTCCACCCCGACCACGGATGGCGGTTTCGTCAGCGGCCACACGGCCGAAGCCGTGCGCAACGGCTTCGCCTTCGGCTACGTGGTGCCCGAGCGCTTCCAGGAAATGGTCGCCCGTGGCCTCGAACTGGGTGAGAACCGCATCCTCGCCGGCATGCATTCGCCGCTCGACGTGATCGGCGGGCGCATCCAGGGCCATGCGGTGGCGGCGGCCAGCCTGTCCACCGGCGCCAACGCGGCGCGCAAGGCCGCGGCCCGTGCGCAGGCCCAGTCGGTGCTGATGACGGCGGTAGGCGCAACCGATGCCACGGCCCTCAACACCTTCGCGCATTCGCAGGGCACGGACCAGGACCGCTTCGCGGACCACGCCGCCAGCAAGGCGGCCTACCTGCGCCGCATGACCTTCGGCTTCACGCAAGTCGGCGACAAGACCAAACCAGCCGTCGTGCCCAAGGGCGCCGAAGTGCTGCTCGAAACCCGGCTGCCCTACCTCGACGCCGAGCAGCGCCGCGTGGTGCTCAAGACCACCGCGATCGCGTCGGGCTACCCGGCGATGGACGACCCCGAAGGCTGGGGCCGCCTGAACCTGTTCGACGCGGCCGACGGCTACGGCGCGTTCAACGGCGATGTGGTCGTGAAGATGGACGCCAGCCTGGGTGGCTTCCATGCGATGGACAGCTGGCGCAACGACATCGGCGGCGCCGGCAAGCTGAGCAAGACCGGCACCGGCACGCTGCGCCTGGGCGGCAAGAACAGCTACAGCGGCGGCACGCAACTGGTCGCCGGTACGCTGCAGGCCGACTCGGCCAGCGCCTTCGGCGTGGGCAACGTCTATGTCGGTGGCGGCACGCTGGTCTGCAATGCCCCGTCTACGGTGACGATGGCCGGTGCCTACACGCAGCTCGGCGGCAGCACGCTGCAGATGAACATCGGCGGCAACGGCGCCGGCCGCCTGTCGGTCAAGGGCGTGGCGGCCCTGGACGGCACCTTGAACATCACGTTCAAGGCGGGCGCGGCGCCCAGCGTGGGCGACGTGCTCACGGTCGTCAGCAGCGGCGCGCTGATCGGCAAGTTCAGCGCCATCACGGTGCCGGCCGGGTACAAGGTCACGCCGACCTACACCGCGACCGAGCTGTCGTTGCGCATCGACGCCGCGGTCTGA
- a CDS encoding tripartite tricarboxylate transporter TctB family protein: MNSRNFVRGVVIMALALLFGLVALNYKLGTLGHSGAGMFPFMVSCALFVVGLITAGRSFFIERLPVDYNVKNIALILTSLVGFAVISEYVNMILGIVFLVFCSTFAGTSYSVFRNIKISVCLIAIAFAFKNFLGLSLPLY, encoded by the coding sequence ATGAACAGCCGCAACTTCGTCCGGGGCGTGGTCATCATGGCCCTCGCCCTGCTCTTCGGCCTCGTCGCGCTGAACTACAAGCTGGGCACGCTCGGCCACTCCGGCGCCGGGATGTTCCCGTTCATGGTGAGCTGCGCGCTGTTCGTGGTCGGTCTTATCACGGCGGGCCGTTCCTTCTTCATCGAGCGCCTGCCGGTGGACTACAACGTCAAGAACATCGCCCTCATCCTGACCAGCCTGGTGGGCTTCGCGGTGATCTCCGAGTACGTCAACATGATCCTCGGCATCGTGTTCCTGGTGTTCTGCTCGACCTTCGCCGGCACCTCCTACTCCGTGTTTCGCAACATCAAGATCTCGGTCTGCCTGATCGCGATCGCGTTCGCCTTCAAGAACTTTCTCGGCCTGAGCCTGCCGCTGTACTGA
- a CDS encoding efflux RND transporter periplasmic adaptor subunit, which yields MTRRQRTLLLAFVALIVVAVLAFWLLRKPAEPAPPAGATPAGAKGAPPARPALTVSVARPEQSELNVTLAANGNVAAWQEAIVGSESNGLRLAEVRVNVGDVVKKGQVLAVFSPETVNADVAQARASLAEAKATAADAAGNAARARTLAQTGALSQQQINQYQTTEQTAKARVEAAEAVLAAQQVRGRNTRVLAPDDGVISARTATVGSVVAAGTELFKLIRQGRLEWRAEVTSAELGRIAVGTPATVQSASGAQVQGTVRSIAPTVDPQTRNALVYVDIPNVLQNTGIKAGMFANGEFQLGRSNALTVPQAAIVPRDGFNHLLLLQPDNRVSQLKVETGRRVGERVEILTKLPADAQVVVQGAGFLNDGDLVRVNSVSPGAGKP from the coding sequence ATGACCCGACGCCAGCGCACCCTCCTCCTCGCCTTCGTGGCCCTGATCGTCGTCGCCGTGCTGGCGTTCTGGCTGCTGCGCAAGCCGGCCGAGCCCGCGCCGCCGGCAGGTGCCACACCGGCCGGCGCCAAGGGCGCCCCACCCGCGCGCCCGGCCCTCACCGTGTCGGTCGCCAGGCCCGAGCAGAGCGAGCTGAACGTCACGCTCGCCGCCAACGGCAACGTCGCCGCCTGGCAGGAAGCCATCGTCGGCTCCGAGTCGAACGGGCTGCGGCTGGCCGAGGTGCGGGTGAACGTCGGCGACGTCGTGAAGAAGGGCCAGGTGCTGGCCGTGTTCTCGCCCGAGACCGTCAACGCCGACGTGGCGCAGGCGCGCGCCTCGCTCGCCGAGGCGAAGGCCACCGCCGCCGACGCCGCAGGCAATGCCGCCCGCGCCCGCACGCTGGCGCAGACCGGCGCGCTCAGCCAGCAGCAGATCAACCAGTACCAGACCACCGAGCAGACCGCCAAGGCGCGCGTCGAAGCGGCCGAGGCGGTACTCGCCGCGCAGCAGGTGCGCGGCCGCAACACGCGGGTGCTGGCACCGGACGACGGCGTGATCTCCGCGCGCACCGCCACGGTCGGCAGCGTGGTCGCGGCCGGCACCGAGCTGTTCAAGCTGATCCGCCAGGGCCGGCTCGAATGGCGCGCCGAGGTCACCTCGGCCGAGCTCGGCCGCATCGCGGTCGGCACGCCGGCCACGGTGCAGAGCGCGAGCGGTGCGCAGGTGCAGGGCACCGTGCGCAGCATCGCGCCGACGGTCGATCCGCAGACGCGCAATGCACTGGTGTATGTCGACATCCCCAACGTGCTGCAGAACACCGGCATCAAGGCGGGGATGTTCGCGAACGGCGAATTCCAGCTCGGTCGAAGCAACGCCCTGACCGTGCCGCAGGCCGCCATCGTGCCGCGCGACGGCTTCAACCACCTGTTGCTGCTGCAGCCCGACAACCGCGTGTCGCAGCTGAAGGTCGAGACCGGCCGCCGCGTCGGCGAGCGGGTCGAGATCCTCACCAAGCTGCCCGCCGATGCGCAGGTGGTGGTGCAAGGCGCCGGCTTCCTCAACGACGGCGACCTGGTGCGGGTGAATTCCGTGAGCCCTGGAGCAGGCAAGCCATGA
- a CDS encoding response regulator — MRLLLVEDEAEMAAWLMRAFKQSGFVADHAPDAATAESLLAAGDYDAVVLDLRLPDRHGLALLVDLRAAGNRTPVLVLTAEGSVQDRVRGLNAGADDFLGKPFAIEELEARLDALVRRARGTTHTALQCGSLMRTNGSRAFTLAGQLLQLTPRESAALSVLLARSGSPVEKAQLSAKVFPADSDAGPDAIELVLHRLRRKLDGGDVRIVTVRGLGYMLESIAHDKPAG, encoded by the coding sequence ATGCGTTTGCTCCTTGTCGAAGATGAAGCCGAGATGGCCGCCTGGCTCATGCGGGCCTTCAAGCAGAGCGGCTTCGTCGCCGACCATGCGCCCGATGCCGCCACCGCCGAATCGCTGCTGGCCGCCGGCGACTACGACGCGGTCGTACTCGACCTGCGCCTGCCCGACCGCCACGGCTTGGCGCTGCTGGTCGACCTGCGCGCCGCGGGCAACCGCACGCCGGTGCTGGTCCTCACCGCCGAAGGCTCGGTGCAGGACCGCGTGCGCGGCCTGAACGCCGGCGCCGACGATTTCCTGGGCAAGCCCTTCGCCATCGAGGAACTCGAAGCCCGGCTCGATGCGCTGGTGCGGCGCGCCCGCGGGACCACGCACACGGCGCTGCAATGCGGCTCGCTGATGCGCACGAACGGCAGCCGCGCCTTCACGCTGGCCGGCCAGCTGCTGCAGCTGACGCCGCGGGAGAGCGCCGCGCTGTCAGTGCTGCTGGCGCGCAGCGGCTCGCCGGTGGAGAAGGCACAGCTGTCGGCCAAGGTCTTCCCGGCCGACAGCGACGCGGGGCCCGACGCCATCGAGCTGGTGCTGCACCGGCTACGCCGCAAGCTCGACGGTGGCGACGTGCGCATCGTCACCGTGCGCGGCCTGGGCTACATGCTGGAGAGCATCGCGCATGACAAACCCGCTGGCTGA
- a CDS encoding efflux RND transporter permease subunit encodes MNVSAWSIRNPIPAVMLFVLLTFGGLLSFNAMKVQNFPDIDLPTVTVSAALPGAAPSQLETDVARKLENSIATIQGLKHITTKVQDGAATLIIEFRLEKPVQEAVDDVRSAVQRVRADLPADVRDPVVTKLDFAAQPVLAFTISSSRMDAEALSWFVDNDVTKKLLALPGVGAVNRVGGVTRQVHVDIDPAKLQALGATAADISRQLRQVQTESAGGRFDLSGSEQPVRTLATVQSADELRSMQIPLSDGRRIRLDQVARISDTIAEPRATALLDGKTVVGFEVARSRGESEVAVGALVQKALAEMRTQHPDIQLTEAFNFVDPVQEEYDGSLHLLYEGAILAVIVVWLFLRDWRATFVSAVALPMSVIPAFIGMHLLGFSINIISLLALSLVVGILVDDAIVEVENIVRHLRMGKSPYDAAMEAADEIGLAVIATTFTLIAVFLPTAFMSGVAGKFFKQFGWTASLAVFASLVVARVLTPMMAAYLLKPIVGAEKEPGWLRMYMRAAEWCMKHRLATMAMATLFFIGSIAMIPLLKTGFIPADDNSQTQVYISLAPGATLAQTSATAEEVRRRVMAIRHVKSVYTTVAGGSAGGDPFASFGTPETRKATLTIKLDPRGDRPRKQVIENEIRAALESLPGVRSTVGLGGSGEKYILSLSGEDPAALTTAARAVERDLRTIPGLGNITSTASLIRPEIAVRPDFARAADLGVTSSAIAETLRVATLGDYDQSLPKLNLAQRQVPIVVKLEDSARQDLALLERLAVPSARGPVMLGQVAKLTVEGGPAVIDRYDRSRNVNFEIELSGVGLGDAKAAAMALPSIQNLPPGVRVAEVGDAEVMTELFNSFGLAMLTGVLCIYIVLVLLFKDFLHPVTILCALPLALGGAFVGLLIGQKALSMPSLIGLIMLMGIATKNSILLVEYAIVARRDHGMSRWDALRDACHKRARPIIMTTIAMGAGMAPIAFGWGAADSSFRSPMAMAVIGGLITSTVLSLLVVPAVFTYIDDIEQWIRRTVRRLRGA; translated from the coding sequence ATGAACGTTTCCGCCTGGTCCATCCGGAACCCGATTCCGGCCGTGATGCTGTTCGTGCTGCTCACCTTCGGGGGGCTGCTGTCCTTCAACGCGATGAAGGTGCAGAACTTTCCGGACATCGACCTGCCGACCGTGACCGTGTCGGCAGCGCTGCCGGGCGCGGCACCGTCGCAGCTGGAAACGGATGTCGCGCGCAAGCTCGAGAACTCCATCGCCACCATCCAGGGCCTCAAGCACATCACGACCAAGGTGCAGGACGGTGCGGCCACGCTGATCATCGAGTTCCGCCTCGAGAAGCCGGTGCAGGAAGCGGTCGACGACGTGCGCTCGGCCGTGCAGCGCGTGCGGGCCGACCTGCCGGCCGATGTGCGCGACCCGGTCGTCACCAAGCTGGACTTCGCAGCGCAGCCGGTGCTGGCCTTCACCATTTCGTCCAGCCGCATGGACGCGGAAGCGCTCAGCTGGTTCGTCGACAACGACGTGACCAAGAAGCTGCTGGCGCTGCCCGGCGTGGGCGCGGTCAACCGCGTGGGCGGCGTGACGCGCCAGGTGCATGTCGACATCGACCCGGCCAAGCTGCAGGCGCTGGGCGCCACCGCCGCCGACATCTCGCGCCAGTTGCGCCAGGTGCAGACCGAGAGCGCGGGCGGCCGCTTCGACCTGTCGGGCAGCGAGCAGCCCGTGCGCACGCTGGCCACGGTCCAGTCGGCCGACGAACTGCGCAGCATGCAGATCCCGCTGTCCGACGGACGCCGCATACGGCTCGACCAGGTGGCGCGCATCAGCGACACCATCGCCGAGCCGCGCGCCACCGCCTTGCTCGACGGCAAGACCGTGGTCGGCTTCGAGGTCGCCCGCAGCCGCGGCGAAAGCGAAGTCGCCGTCGGCGCCCTGGTGCAGAAAGCACTGGCCGAGATGCGCACGCAGCACCCGGACATCCAGTTGACCGAAGCCTTCAACTTCGTCGACCCGGTGCAGGAGGAGTACGACGGCTCGCTGCACCTGCTGTACGAAGGCGCGATCCTGGCCGTGATCGTGGTGTGGCTCTTCCTGCGCGACTGGCGCGCCACCTTCGTCTCGGCGGTCGCGCTGCCGATGTCGGTCATCCCGGCCTTCATCGGCATGCACCTGCTGGGCTTCTCGATCAACATCATCTCGCTGCTCGCGCTGTCGCTGGTGGTCGGCATCCTGGTCGACGACGCGATCGTGGAGGTCGAGAACATCGTGCGCCACCTGCGCATGGGCAAGAGCCCGTACGACGCGGCGATGGAGGCGGCCGACGAGATCGGCCTGGCCGTGATCGCCACCACCTTCACGCTGATCGCCGTGTTCCTGCCGACCGCCTTCATGAGCGGCGTGGCGGGCAAGTTCTTCAAGCAGTTCGGCTGGACCGCGTCGCTCGCGGTGTTCGCGTCGCTGGTCGTCGCGCGGGTGCTCACGCCGATGATGGCGGCCTACCTGCTCAAGCCGATCGTCGGCGCCGAGAAGGAGCCCGGCTGGCTGCGGATGTACATGCGCGCGGCCGAGTGGTGCATGAAGCACCGGCTCGCGACCATGGCCATGGCCACGCTCTTCTTCATCGGCTCGATCGCGATGATCCCGCTGCTCAAGACCGGCTTCATCCCGGCCGACGACAACTCGCAAACGCAGGTCTACATCTCGCTCGCGCCCGGTGCGACGCTGGCGCAGACCTCGGCCACCGCCGAGGAGGTGCGCCGCCGCGTGATGGCCATCCGCCATGTGAAGAGCGTCTACACCACCGTGGCCGGCGGCAGCGCGGGCGGTGATCCGTTCGCGAGCTTCGGCACGCCCGAGACGCGCAAGGCCACGCTCACCATCAAGCTCGACCCGCGTGGCGACCGGCCGCGCAAGCAGGTGATCGAGAACGAGATCCGCGCCGCGCTCGAGTCGCTGCCGGGCGTGCGCAGCACGGTCGGCCTGGGCGGCTCGGGCGAGAAGTACATCCTGTCGCTCAGCGGGGAAGACCCGGCCGCGCTGACCACCGCGGCGCGCGCCGTGGAGCGCGACCTGCGCACCATCCCCGGCCTGGGCAACATCACCTCGACCGCCAGCCTGATCCGCCCCGAGATCGCGGTGCGGCCCGACTTCGCGCGCGCCGCCGACCTGGGCGTGACCAGCTCGGCCATCGCCGAGACCCTGCGCGTCGCCACGCTGGGCGACTACGACCAGTCGCTGCCCAAGCTCAACCTGGCGCAGCGACAGGTGCCGATCGTCGTGAAGCTGGAAGACTCGGCACGACAGGACCTGGCGCTGCTCGAACGCCTGGCGGTGCCCAGCGCCCGCGGGCCGGTGATGCTCGGCCAGGTTGCCAAGCTCACGGTCGAGGGCGGCCCGGCCGTGATCGACCGCTACGACCGCTCGCGCAACGTGAACTTCGAGATCGAGCTCTCGGGCGTGGGCCTGGGCGATGCCAAGGCCGCCGCCATGGCGCTGCCGTCGATCCAGAACCTGCCGCCCGGCGTTCGCGTGGCCGAGGTGGGCGACGCCGAGGTCATGACCGAGCTGTTCAACAGCTTCGGCCTGGCGATGCTGACCGGCGTGCTGTGCATCTACATCGTGCTGGTGCTGCTCTTCAAGGACTTCCTGCACCCGGTGACCATCCTGTGCGCGCTGCCGCTGGCGCTGGGCGGCGCCTTCGTCGGCCTGCTGATCGGGCAGAAGGCGCTGTCGATGCCGTCGCTGATCGGGCTGATCATGCTGATGGGCATCGCGACCAAGAACTCGATCCTGCTCGTCGAATACGCCATCGTCGCGCGCCGCGACCACGGCATGAGCCGCTGGGACGCGCTGCGCGATGCCTGTCATAAGCGCGCACGGCCGATCATCATGACCACCATCGCCATGGGCGCGGGCATGGCACCGATCGCCTTCGGCTGGGGCGCGGCCGACTCGAGCTTCCGCTCGCCGATGGCGATGGCGGTGATCGGCGGGCTGATCACGTCGACGGTGCTGAGCCTGCTGGTGGTGCCGGCGGTGTTCACCTACATCGACGACATCGAGCAGTGGATCCGGCGCACGGTGCGCCGGCTGCGCGGGGCATGA